In Rhinoderma darwinii isolate aRhiDar2 chromosome 9, aRhiDar2.hap1, whole genome shotgun sequence, the following are encoded in one genomic region:
- the HSBP1 gene encoding heat shock factor-binding protein 1 isoform X1 has product MSETDPKTVQDLTEVVQNLLQQMQDKFQTMSDQIIGRIDDMSTRIDDLEKNIADLMTQAGVDEEDAANKQAAKH; this is encoded by the exons ATGTCAGAGACCGACCCGAAAACCGTGCAGGACCTCACAGAGGTG GTCCAGAATCTGCTTCAACAAATGCAGGACAAATTCCAGACCATGTCCGATCAGATCATCGGGAGGA TCGATGATATGAGCACTCGCATCGATGACCTGGAGAAAAATATTGCTGATCTTATGACGCAGGCGGGTGTAGACGAGGAGGACGCTGCGAACAAG CAGGCTGCCAAACACTGA
- the HSBP1 gene encoding heat shock factor-binding protein 1 isoform X2, translating to MSETDPKTVQDLTEVVQNLLQQMQDKFQTMSDQIIGRIDDMSTRIDDLEKNIADLMTQAGVDEEDAANKVRSS from the exons ATGTCAGAGACCGACCCGAAAACCGTGCAGGACCTCACAGAGGTG GTCCAGAATCTGCTTCAACAAATGCAGGACAAATTCCAGACCATGTCCGATCAGATCATCGGGAGGA TCGATGATATGAGCACTCGCATCGATGACCTGGAGAAAAATATTGCTGATCTTATGACGCAGGCGGGTGTAGACGAGGAGGACGCTGCGAACAAGGTGCGTTCATCTTAA